A genome region from Anolis carolinensis isolate JA03-04 chromosome 6, rAnoCar3.1.pri, whole genome shotgun sequence includes the following:
- the mapk7 gene encoding mitogen-activated protein kinase 7, producing MAEPPIEDEGDEAAQGQAKQESTHQATVAAKNLAILKARSFDVTFEVGDEYEVIETIGTGAYGVVSSARRKDTGQQMAIKKIPNAFDVVMNAKRTLRELKILKHFKHDNIIAIKDILKPTVPYAEFKSVYVVLDLMESDLHQIIHSSQPLTLEHVRYFLYQLLRGLKYIHSANVIHRDLKPSNLLINENCELKIGDFGMARGLCTKPDEYKYFMTEYVATRWYRAPELMLSLHEYTQAIDMWSVGCIFAEMLGRKQLFPGKNYIHQLQLIITVLGTPPAKVVHSIGADRVRAYIQSLPSRQPVPWETLYQNADRKALSLLSKMLRFDPRERISVVEALNHPFLAKYHDPDDEPNCVPAFDFDFDKQVLTKEQIKEAIVAEINDFHERREGIRRQISFKPTLRPAAIGGGYGDETSSQTQLLYCHDVDMPSAGSPRMADGDYAMASPVLCSLTETIDLTSPLTTTAVVQPEVKAEAEVPAAPPKREGAISDDTKAALKAVILKSALRNKNKDTPSCVPETPDIRRPVTAKERQREREEKRKRRQERAKEREKQKKEKERERRDMLTENDRNLLERWTKMVDRTQSKPAQNGSAALPQTTAPSHNLPQAPSSNHLPPQVPPACHIPATPSSNTPAPADFLTFSDKGVPAVGPKLTIVPVGSVQSSNTNVVHFFPAQTAPFLVATPACQKATPSKPECLLSVKYAPSQIFQAPYGVAALNAWSGVPSPESWAASGQLPVTQPEIASSSSALPEQTSFGTTMEQPLFLAEMGKPEPPPSGFAEETSSVAKGPAQHQITSGLPLEPPDINVVTQQLSKSQVEDLLPPVFSGTPKGSGAGYGVGFDLEEFLNQSFDMVGENRESQGDSAPLSASLLADWLEVHRMNPADMESLQQELQLGSPMILSDIPDLQDA from the exons ATGGCAGAGCCGCCGATAGAAGATGAAGGGGATGAAGCAGCCCAAGGCCAAGCAAAGCAGGAGTCAACTCACCAGGCCACGGTGGCAGCCAAGAATCTCGCCATCTTGAAGGCTCGATCCTTTGACGTCACGTTTGAGGTGGGAGATGAATATGAGGTCATTGAGACGATCGGCACCGGAGCTTACGGTGTGGTCAGCTCCGCACGTCGCAAGGATACAG gccagcagatggccatcaagaAAATCCCCAATGCCTTTGATGTGGTGATGAATGCGAAGCGCACTCTGCGGGAGCTGAAGATCCTTAAGCATTTCAAGCATGACAACATAATCGCTATCAAGGATATCCTTAAACCCACTGTGCCTTATGCTGAATTCAAATCTGT GTATGTGGTGCTGGATTTGATGGAGAGTGACCTGCATCAGATCATCCATTCTTCTCAGCCTCTTACCTTGGAGCATGTCCGCTACTTCCTCTACCAGCTTTTGCGGGGACTCAAATACATCCATTCGGCCAACGTCATTCATCGGGACCTCAAACCCAGCAATCTGTTGATCAATGAGAACTGTGAACTTAAGATTGGGGACTTTGGTATGGCCCGAGGTCTCTGCACCAAGCCGGACGAGTACAAGTACTTCATGACAGAGTATGTGGCCACCCGCTGGTACAGGGCTCCTGAGCTGATGCTCTCCCTCCATGAGTATACCCAGGCCATAGATATGTGGTCAGTTGGGTGCATTTTTGCCGAGATGCTTGGGCGGAAGCAGCTCTTTCCAGGGAAGAATTACATCCACCAGCTTCAGCTCATCATCACCGTCCTGGGCACTCCTCCGGCCAAAGTGGTCCATTCCATTGGAGCTGACCGGGTGCGGGCCTACATCCAGAGCCTGCCTTCGCGCCAGCCGGTGCCATGGGAGACCCTCTATCAGAATGCCGACCGGAAGGCCTTGTCTTTGCTTTCAAAGATGCTCCGCTTTGATCCCCGTGAGCGAATATCAGTGGTGGAGGCCCTGAATCACCCCTTCCTGGCCAAGTATCACGACCCAGATGATGAGCCCAACTGCGTCCCGGCTTTTGATTTCGATTTTGACAAACAGGTACTCACCAAGGAGCAGATCAAAGAAGCCATAGTGGCCGAAATCAATGACTTCCATGAGCGCCGGGAGGGCATTCGGCGCCAGATCAGCTTCAAGCCAACCTTGAGGCCGGCTGCTATTGGCGGGGGTTATGGGGATGAAACCTCCAGCCAAACTCAGCTTCTGTACTGTCATGACGTGGATATGCCCAGTGCTGGTTCACCTAGAATGGCAGATGGTGACTATGCAATGGCGTCTCCTGTCCTATGCTCCCTGACGGAGACAATAGATCTCACCTCACCCCTCACAACCACAGCTGTGGTACAGCCCGAGGTGAAGGCTGAAGCAGAAGTCCCCGCAGCTCCTCCCAAGAGGGAAGGGGCCATCTCAGATGACACTAAGGCTGCCCTCAAGGCTGTTATCTTAAAATCCGCCCTCCGAAATAAGAATAAAG ATACGCCATCCTGTGTCCCAGAGACTCCTGATATCCGAAGGCCAGTGACGGCAAAGGAGCGCCAACGGGAGCGAGAAGAGAAACGCAAGCGGCGCCAGGAACGAGCCAAGGAGCGGGAGAagcagaagaaggagaaagagagagagcgcaGGGACATGCTGACAGAGAATGACCGCAACCTTCTGGAAAGGTGGACCAAAATGGTGGACCGAACCCAAAGCAAGCCAGCCCAGAATGGGTCTGCAGCCCTTCCGCAGACAACCGCACCCAGCCACAACCTGCCTCAAGCCCCTTCTAGCAACCACTTGCCACCTCAGGTGCCCCCTGCTTGCCATATCCCGGCTACCCCTTCCAGCAACACACCTGCACCGGCTGACTTTCTTACTTTCTCAGACAAGGGAGTGCCTGCCGTGGGACCCAAGCTGACAATTGTCCCTGTGGGTTCAGTTCAGAGCTCCAATACAAACGTGGTGCATTTTTTCCCAGCGCAGACTGCCCCGTTCCTGGTGGCCACCCCAGCTTGCCAAAAAGCCACCCCCTCAAAGCCAGAGTGCCTCCTGAGTGTCAAATACGCCCCCAGCCAGATCTTCCAAGCCCCTTATGGTGTTGCGGCACTGAACGCTTGGAGCGGTGTCCCCTCGCCTGAGAGCTGGGCTGCGTCAGGTCAGCTGCCAGTGACCCAACCAGAGATAGCATCTTCCAGTAGCGCCCTGCCCGAACAAACAAGTTTTGGGACCACTATGGAGCAGCCTCTGTTCCTGGCAGAAATGGGCAAGCCTGAGCCTCCACCATCAGGTTTTGCTGAAGAAACATCATCAGTGGCAAAGGGGCCTGCTCAGCACCAGATAACCTCAGGCCTGCCTTTGGAACCTCCAGATATTAATGTGGTAACACAGCAGCTGTCTAAATCCCAG GTGGAAGATCTCCTGCCTCCTGTTTTCTCTGGCACCCCAAAAGGCAGTGGTGCTGGCTATGGGGTTGGGTTTGACTTGGAAGAATTCCTGAATCAGTCTTTCGATATGGTAGGAGAGAACAGAGAAAG CCAAGGAGATTCTGCCCCTCTTTCGGCCTCCCTTCTTGCCGACTGGTTGGAAGTCCATCGGATGAACCCAGCCGATATGGAGTCCCTCCAACAAGAACTCCAGCTGGGCTCTCCCATGATCCTGTCCGACATTCCCGACCTCCAGGATGCATGA